The Alosa sapidissima isolate fAloSap1 chromosome 8, fAloSap1.pri, whole genome shotgun sequence genome contains a region encoding:
- the sema4c gene encoding semaphorin-4C — protein MGGAKVLLLMLVIGWDKTMCVNWNPIPRKTVRHTEVSDSMARFHAAGVCNYSILTLSEHDKVLYVGAREALFALDPNDISTQLRPQIEWPAPQDKKKECASKGKNNQTECFNYIRLLQSYDHTHLYTCGTYAFQPKCAFINIDHFSLNTAALEDGKGKCPYDPAKSYTGLIIDKELYSATFNNFLGTEPVILRNLGQQHYSMKSEPTWLGEPEFVGSAVVRESRSSSEGDDDKIYFFFSERAVDLDCDPELTVARVARICKGDMGGTLTLQKKWTTFQKANLVCSLRDRHVTFNKLRAVFTLPGVDWRGTSFFGLFHAQWGDVDVSAVCQYQIEDMRRVFNGPYKEIQQGSGRWTRYRGAVPSPRPGACITNWHRENNYNSTLQLPDTTLNFAKSHPLMEDAVEAQPLLITKGVNFTRLAVDRVSSLDQRQYNVLFIGTAEGWLQRVVILGTEAHVIEEIQLFDTPQPVDSLTISHTKKYLYIGSSSAVLQLPLANCSRYHSQPDCLLSRDPYCAWDSEGRACIRFDLHGGSTSTLTQDLMLDRFKGKSKIQKPVSIPSPEHSRLKNVTVVVGSDLVLPCHLVSNLAQPSWSLNDKELDLGNEASSGPRFDRALRALVVPEAGAPQAGRYVCYSEEQGVKFQTERYQVAVVASAPIVMESRAPDGSMGLFWVLVITLGVACLLLLIVSLYLRRRLKLALGKGAEMKPLESTLVYPITLPKEPPTFVPSKMPNDEDRFWETGANYYYSDGSLKIVPGHALCPAASSSSPSAIPGQPIHSPSRLSLTSIRNSGANGYIRLNLSTAGEERSSGGGLTTGGGGALSGSGNDYSSPFREELRRTLQQRSVLPDANPEESSV, from the exons ATTGAGTGGCCAGCCCCTCAGGACAAGAAGAAAGAGTGCGCTTCGAAGGGAAAAAACAACCAG ACGGAGTGCTTCAACTACATCCGACTCCTGCAGAGCTACGATCACACACATCTCTACACCTGCGGCACCTACGCCTTCCAGCCCAAGTGTGCTTTCATT AACATTGACCACTTCAGTCTCAACACTGCCGCCCTGGAGGATGGCAAGGGAAAGTGTCCATATGACCCTGCTAAGAGCTACACCGGTCTCATCATTG ataaaGAACTGTACTCTGCCACCTTCAACAATTTCCTGGGCACTGAACCAGTGATTCTGCGTAACCTGGGCCAGCAGCACTACAGCATGAAAAGTGAACCTACATGGCTTGGTG AGCCAGAGTTTGTGGGCTCAGCGGTGGTGAGGGAGAGTCGGAGCAGCAGCGAGGGTGACGATGATAAGATCTACTTCTTCTTCAGCGAGCGTGCCGTCGACCTGGACTGCGATCCAGAGCTCACTGTAGCCCGAGTGGCCCGCATCTGCAAA GGAGATATGGGGGGCACTCTGACCCTGCAGAAGAAGTGGACCACCTTCCAGAAGGCTAACCTGGTGTGCTCGCTCCGTGACCGCCACGTCACGTTCAACAAGCTGCGGGCCGTCTTCACCCTGCCGGGAGTGGACTGGCGGGGCACCAGCTTCTTCGGCCTCTTCCACGCCCAGTG GGGCGATGTGGACGTGTCGGCTGTGTGTCAGTACCAGATTGAGGACATGAGGAGAGTGTTTAACGGGCCTTATAAGGAAATCCAGCAGGGCTCTGGGCGCTGGACGCGCTACCGGGGCGCCGTGCCCAGCCCCCGACCAGGAGCG tgcATCACCAACTGGCACCGCgagaacaactacaacagcaCCCTGCAGCTCCCAGACACCACCCTCAACTTTGCCAAGAGCCACCCGCTGATGGAGGATGCTGTGGAGGCGCAGCCCCTGCTGATCACCAAGGGGGTCAACTTCACCCGGCTGGCCGTGGACCGGGTCAGCTCACTGGACCAGCGCCAGTACAACGTGCTCTTCATCGGCACGG CGGAGGGATGGCTTCAAAGAGTGGTAATCCTGGGCACTGAGGCCCACGTGATTGAGGAGATCCAGCTGTTTGATACCCCGCAACCCGTGGACAGCTTGACCATATCCCACACCAAG AAGTATTTGTACATTGGCTCGAGCTCCGCGGTTCTCCAGCTGCCCTTGGCCAATTGCAGCCGTTACCACTCGCAGCCAGACTGCCTCCTGTCCAGGGACCCGTACTGCGCCTGGGACAGCGAGGGACGGGCCTGCATCCGCTTCGACCTCCACGGCGG GTCGACCTCCACGCTGACACAGGATCTCATGCTGGATAGATTCAAAGGCAAGTCCAAGATCCAGAAGCCTGTCTCCATCCCCAGCCCAG AGCACTCCAGGCTGAAGAACGTGACTGTGGTTGTCGGGTCTGACCTGGTGCTCCCCTGCCACCTCGTGTCCAACCTGGCCCAGCCCTCCTGGTCCCTGAACGACAAGGAGCTGGACCTGGGCAACGAGGCCAGCTCGGGGCCCCGGTTCGACCGAGCCCTGAGGGCCCTGGTGGTGCCCGAGGCCGGCGCCCCCCAGGCGGGCCGCTACGTGTGCTACTCGGAGGAGCAGGGCGTCAAGTTCCAGACGGAGCGCTACCAGGTGGCGGTGGTGGCCAGCGCCCCGATCGTCATGGAGTCCCGGGCTCCAGACGGCAGCATGGGGCTCTTCTGGGTGCTGGTGATCACCCTGGGGGTGGCCTGTCTGCTCCTGCTCATCGTCTCCCTCTATCTGCGGCGCCGGCTGAAGCTGGCCTTGGGCAAGGGTGCCGAGATGAAACCGCTGGAGAGCACGCTGGTGTACCCCATCACCCTCCCCAAGGAGCCGCCCACGTTCGTGCCCAGCAAGATGCCCAACGACGAGGACCGCTTCTGGGAGACGGGCGCCAACTACTACTACTCGGACGGCTCGCTGAAAATCGTGCCCGGGCACGCGTTGTGCCCCGCGGCAAGCTCCTCGTCGCCCAGCGCCATCCCGGGACAGCCCATCCACTCTCCCAGCCGCCTGAGCCTGACCAGTATCCGCAACTCGGGCGCCAACGGCTACATCCGACTCAACCTGAGCACGGccggggaggagaggagcagtggGGGAGGCCTCACCACCGGAGGTGGGGGAGCTCTAAGCGGCAGTGGGAACGACTACTCCAGCCCCTTCAGGGAGGAGCTGCGCCGAACCCTCCAGCAGAGGAGCGTCCTGCCCGACGCCAACCCGGAGGAATCCTCCGTGTAG